In the genome of Bradyrhizobium arachidis, one region contains:
- a CDS encoding MarR family winged helix-turn-helix transcriptional regulator has product MTATATQTSPRKRTGNGAARRIDADEIGLDALVGHAGYAVRRFQIWIFQDFIRTLRAVDIRPTQYSVLTVIGANPGLSQMAVAKRLGIERARLVHLLDSLEQRKLVKRVKSKADRRSHALHLTSQGETALAKFKRLAAEHERNVEARIGKENRERLLRILADFT; this is encoded by the coding sequence GTGACAGCCACTGCAACCCAGACCTCTCCCCGCAAACGCACCGGCAACGGTGCTGCGCGGCGGATCGATGCGGACGAGATCGGCCTCGACGCCCTGGTCGGGCACGCCGGCTACGCGGTGCGGCGCTTCCAGATCTGGATCTTTCAGGACTTCATCAGGACGCTTCGCGCGGTCGACATCCGCCCGACGCAATATTCGGTGCTGACCGTGATCGGCGCCAATCCGGGCCTGTCGCAGATGGCGGTGGCGAAACGCCTCGGCATCGAGCGTGCCCGGCTGGTGCACCTGCTCGACAGCCTCGAACAGCGCAAGCTGGTGAAGCGGGTCAAATCGAAGGCGGACCGGCGCTCGCACGCCCTGCACCTCACGTCGCAGGGAGAAACCGCGCTGGCAAAGTTCAAACGGCTCGCCGCCGAGCACGAGCGGAATGTCGAGGCCAGGATCGGCAAGGAGAACCGGGAGCGGCTGCTCCGGATCCTCGCTGACTTCACCTGA